DNA from Lagenorhynchus albirostris chromosome 3, mLagAlb1.1, whole genome shotgun sequence:
TcagcagggctggctccttctggaagctccaggggagaatctgctAACtggtcttttccagcttctaaaggccACCTGCATTCCATGGCTCGTggccccctcctccatcctcaaagccagcagtggCCAGTGGAATCTTTCTCACAACCAGTCCCTCTAACACTGATggttctgcctccctcttccctgtTGAAGGACTCGTGAGATTACCTTGAGCCCCTGTGGTTAATCCAGAACAACCTTTCCATCTCCCCATCAGCTGATTAGGAACCTGAATTCTATCTGCAAATTtaatccaccccctcccccttgccaTGTAACGTAACACGTTCACATGTTTAGAGGGGTTGGGATGTGGACCTTTCGTGGGCGGGGAGACACTCACTCCGTCTCATATGCAGTGAGCTCACAAGGGCCTTTGTAACCTCATCATCCCCTGGGACCCAAATTTACAAGGCGTCCCTCCCACATGGTTGCTGGATGGGCAAACTTCTCACCAGGGATTTGAACCTAAGTGTCCTGACCCTCCAGCTGCCATGGAAGCCCAACCTGAGGAAGGTCAGAAGGCTTGCTCGAGGGTCCAGACCCTGTTTAAGAGGGTCAAGTCCTTACTCACCAAAACCCACCCCCCTCCTTGAACCTGGGCTGTACCCATGTATATGGGTACGTGTTTGGGCACGTGCCTGAAAGCAAACTGGAGCATCTCCCAACACAGCAGCAGAGTTTGGGCACCATGGGCCTCCCAGAACCTCCAGCCAGGACTGCAGGGGGAGAAGGCTATGCTGCCCACACCCCTGCATGGCCCGCTCCTCTCCCAGCAGACCTGGATGGAATGCCACCTTGAAGCAGTGGGGACCTGGTAGGCCTTGGACTGGGAGGGGGTTCTGGAGATGTGTCTGGGGAAGGAGCTCCAGACTGGCTGAGTGGGGGTGGGAGCCGGGTCTGTCCTGCAGGTGCTGGACACTGGAGAGCAGCTGATGGTCCCCATGGCTATCGTGGAGGTAGATAATGAGGGAGCCTTGTGGAAGTTTCTCCTCTCGGGAGCCATGGCTGGGGCGGTGTCTCACCCGGGCACGGCCTCTCTGGACTGTGCCAAGGTGTACATGCAGGTGCATGGGGAACATGGCGCTGGAGCTGCTGGGATGGGGATGGGTGGAAGTGGAGCTGATGGAGTTCAGGATGGGGGTGAGGGTGTAACCGGAAACAGGtaccagggtggggtggggacaggggttGGAGTTGAGAGGATGGTACCAGGGACAAGGATGGGGTGGGGATCAGAGAACTGGGGATGGGGTCTTTGAAGACAAAATAGGactggagaggaggagaagatGAGGGATGAGATGGGAATGTGAGTAGGTGTTGGGTTTGGGTCTGGGTCGTTTTAGAGAATTCTACAACTAGTGAAGGAAGGCATTGAAGAAGGaatggggatgggagggggtAGGTTTGGAGCTGGGCAGCTGGAGACAGGAGAGGTTGAGCTCCAGGctgggatggggatggagatggggtGGAGGCTTCCTCAGAGGGCCAGGGACCTCCGTATCCCCAGGTCTACTCCTCCAAGACAAATTTCATGAATTTCCTGGGAGGTATACGGAGCATGGTccaggaggcggggtgggggtggggatgggggtgtctGCTTGCTATGGAGGGGCAATGGTATCAACGTACTCAAGATCGCCCCGGAGTATGCCATCAAGTTCTCTGTCTTTGAACAGGTGGGGGGATGGTCTGattttcccagccccaccctcaagCCCTCACCTCTCCTGTACCCACGACCCCCAAAGCCCAGATCCTTATCCGAGACATATGTTCATCCTCCGGGTCCCAGACCTCTTCCCCTGGATGagtttcaggaaggaaggaaggttagttattctctcattttcctctctcCTGTCCCAGTGTAAGAATTACTTCTGCGGAGTGCATGAGTCCCCACCCTTTCAGGAATGACTCCTTGCCAGCTCCCTGGCTGTGGCCACTTCCCAGATGCTCATCGACCCCATGGAGGTAAGAGAATATCTGCCCCGTAGAAGATGAAACATGATGAGGTGGTAGCTGCtactgcttccccctccccctcccctccccctcccctccccctccccctccccctcttcctcttctccttcatgTAAGATATGTATCAAACTTGTATTCCGGATGGCTACCTGGTGACCTCAACACTCTTTACTGAATGGgtcctctcctttcccccagcAATGACCCAACACGCCACCACTGTAATTTACTAAATTGGGTAAATTacctatatttgtatatatttgggtttatttctgaccTTTCTCTTCTTGTCGCTCTGGGGTCTCTTCATGCACcactatcttttaatttttttttaatgaatagactttattttgtagcacagttttaggtttacagaaaaattgagcagaaagtacagagtgtTCCCATATACCTCCCGCACGTACACAGTTTCCGCTCtcattaacatcttgcatttcGGTGGTACTTTggttacaattgatgagccaatattgatacattattattaaccaaaGCCCAGAGTTGACATCAGGGTTCACCCTTTATGTTGTACTtgctatgggttttgacaagtaGCCACCATAATAGCATCACACGGAATAATTTCACGGCTGTAAAAAGTCTCTGTACTACACCTATtaacccctccctccttcccccagtccTTGGGGACCACTGATCATGTTACTGTCtatgtaggtttttttgtttttttttttttgcggtacacaggcctctcactgttgtggcctctcccgttgcggagcacaggctccagacgcgcaggctcagcggccatggctcacgggcccagccgctccgcggcatgtgggatcctcccggaccggggcacgaacccgtgtcccctgcatcggcaggcggactctcaaccactgtgccaccagggaagccctgtctatgCAGTTTTGCcccaccattttttctttttttggctgcaccacgtggcatgtgggatcttagttccccgaccagggattgaacccgcacccacggcactggaagcgtggagtcttaaccactggaccacaagggaagtcccagccccGTGTTTAATTTTTGAGACTTGATATTATGTCTTATTATTTTCCATCCCTTCTCTTCTTTATCAGTTTTCCAAGCTATTCTCTGTTGAGTTTTTCCATTCAAACTTCAGAAGCAATGCACCTCATTCAGAACACAAAATCACCTACTGGCATTTGTGTTTTACTGGCATGATGTTCAATTCATAGTTGAGTTTAGAGATTATTGACATCCATATGATATCGGTTCTACACATCCGAGAACATTTCCATTTGTTCAAGTCTCCTTTTTTGCCCTTTAATGGTCTTCTAAAGTTTTCTCCACATAATTCTTGCCCTTGTCTGGTTGtttctttctgtgtgttttttttttttttttttttttggctgctttgggtcttcattgctgagcatgggctttctctagttgcggcgagatgggggctactctttgttgcggtgcacgggcttctcactgtcttctcgttacggagcatgggctctaggcatgtgggcttcagtagttgtggtgtgcaggctcagtagttgtgatgcacgggcttagttgctccgcagcatgtgcgatcttcctggaccagggatcgaacccgtgtcccctgcattggcaggcggattcttaaccactgcgccaccagggaagtccccattcttttttatatatatattcttttccattatggtttatcacaggacgttgaatatagtgccctgtgctatatacagcaggaccttactgtttatccattctgtatacaatagtttgcatctgtgaagtgtttttgtttttgattgttgCATAAGAAATTACTGCACTCAGTAGCTTAAAATGATACAGATTTATTATCTCATTGTTTCTGTGGGTCACGTCTGGGCACTGGCTAAtcgggtcctctgctcagggtttgATCAGgtggaaatcaaggtgtcaatTGGGCTACCAATGAACCCATCTGAGGCTTGCGGTCCTCTGCGAAACTCCCTGGTTGTTGGCGGGATTCATTTTCTTATGATTGTAGGACCGAGGTCCTCAGCTCCTGGAGGCCACCCACTGTTTCCTGCCATGTGATCCTCTCCGTAACAGTTTGCTTGTTTGAGACCAacctgagggaattccctgatggtccagtggttagaactctgcactttcactgccaagggccaggtttgatccctggaactaagatcccgcaagctgtggcacggcataaaaaaaaaagacaagacacaaCCCAAGAGTGTTTCTGATGCTTCCAATCTCTCTGACGCCTTCTGTCTCTGGCAATAGACTCTCTTTTAAAGGGCTCTCCTGATtgggtcaggcccacccaggacGATTTCTCTTGATTAACTTAACTGGTTAGGGGCtttattacatctgcaaaatcccttcagcTTTGTCATATCATGTAACCTGGCCGAGGGGAGTGACAGCCCATCACATTCACAggtctctaggcatgcgggcttcagtagctcaagggcaggagggagggcatTAAATAGATGATGCTATCAGGGGGATGGAAATCTTGGGGACCACCTTAGAATTTTGCCTACCACACTCGGTGTGCTGTCTTTTGCACAATTGTAGAGCTGCCAATATTTTGATATTGGGGCACTTCATAAAAATTCcagtaactggcttctttcagaaAATTGGCAGATCTGGCTACCTGGGGTCCACACTTGCATGGCACTACAGTTGGCTGGCGTTAGGGCAGAGCTGCGGCAGACCCCACCCGGCTCACATCTCTTccctcaccctttttttttttttttttttttttaattttttggccacaccacgcggcctgcgggatcttagttccccgaccagggatcgaacccacgtcccctgcggtggaagtgcggaagcttaaccaccggaccgccagggaagtcccttcctcaCCCTCTTGGGCTGAGAGCACATACAGGCCGAGGCATCTGTGTTTGAAACTCAGCTGTGTGCGTTCCTGAGCAGTTTCCTCCTGTGTAGATGGGGACAGTGGCCATGGTTGGGGGTCACTGAGAGGATTAGATCAAACAAGCCACCTCACTCCTCATCCTCCCCAGGTGCTGAAGACATGGCTGACCCTGTGCCAGACTGGCCAGTACAAGGGGCTGCTGGACTGCGCCAGGCATATCGCGGAGCAGGAGGGCACCCGCGTCCTTTACTGCGGCTACCTGATGCTTGGCATAATTCCCTACGCCTGCACCGACCTGGCTGTCTACGAGGTGTGGGTCCCGCAGAGGGGGGTGTCAGGGGCGGCGTGAACCCAGGCCTGTAAAGAGCTTCCTCCtggccttttcttcttcttttttttttttttttggccacgtagcatgtgggatcttagttccccgaccagggattgaacccgtgcccctgcagtggaagtatagggtcctaaccactggcccaccagggaagtccctctcctgtCCTTTTCCTCTTGGAAAGGATTTCAGCCTCTGGCTGAAATCAGGCAGGGACATGGAGGACCCCAGTGGCCTGGTCAGTCTGTCGTCCGTGACACTGTCCACAACTTGTGGCCAGATGGCCAGTTACCCACTGACTTTGGTGCGCACCAGGATGCAAGCCCAAGGTCAGCCTGGCCCTAGAGGCGACCTCGCATGCCCCTCCCCACCTTGCCTCTGCTCTCTGAACTTTCTCATCCCCGCCCCAAACTGACTCCTAAACTCTCCATATCTGATCCTGGCCACCTCTGCTGACCCCTGAATCCACCAAAACTTACACTCACCCCCAAATCTGATCTCAGCCCTTCAATTAACCCTGCACATCACTAAAAcgaaaatccagggcttccctggtggcgcagtggttgggagttcgcctaccgatgcaggggacacgtgttcatgccccggtctgggaggatcccacatgccacggagtggctgggcccgtgagccatggccgctgagcctgcgcgtccggaccctgtgctctgcggcgggagaggccacagcagcgagaggcccgcgtaccgcaaaaacaaaacaaaacaaaaaaaacccgaaCATCCAGCTCCCAAATGACTCCCACAAACCTCCTTGAATCTGACTCAGGCCCCCATACTGACCTCAAGACATGTACTCCCCAAATGACCTCCCAACTTCTCCACATCGGACCCAGCCCTCAATTGACTCCAGAAGTCAAACCGTTTCTAAATTTGCCAAATCTGACTCTGCGACATCCCCAAACTCATAACCACCTGCTGCACTATCCTGGGAACTCCCCAAATGTGACCACCCCCAAAGGGGCTCTCAAACCCCTAAACAAATCTTCAAACATCCAAACAGGTCCTTAGCccagcaccctgatcttgaaAATGTCCCCAAACTATCCCTTAGCACAATCCCCAAATCTCTAGCAGATCTTAGAAATTGGAATGTTTTCTAAGATGTTCCCTACAACAATCCTGAAAATTCCTGCCCCTCACTCTCCCCAAACTGACCAATTTCCTCTAAAAGTCTTCCAAACTTCTTTCCAACTGACACCCAGACCCCTTGCTCCTGGCTTCACTAACCCCCCCAACTTTCCAGCCCGCGCCCCCCTCCAGAATGCCCAGTCATCTCTGGCCCAGGCTCTGAGCTTGCCTCTGTCCCCGCAGACACCGTGGAGGGTTCGAACCTCACCATGTGTGGAGTCGTCCGGCAGATCCTGGCCCAGCAGGGCTGCCCGGGGCTGTACCGAGGTATGACCCCCCACGTTACTAAAGGTGTTGCCAGCAGGTGGCATCAGCTACGTGGTGTACGAAGCCATGAAGAAGACCCTGGGCGTTTAAGCAGTGAACTAGGCATACCCTGGGCAGAAATGGACAGGAGGATCCAGTGTCCCCTGGCCCCAAAGAACCCCTCCAGGCTTGGGACCCAGGGTGGTTTTTGTCAGAAgcaggctgggggcctgggtcAGAAGATTCCtggagggacttgcctggtggctcagagtttaagaatccacctgccagtgcaggggacataggttcaatccctggtccaggaagatcccacatgccatggagcaactaagcccatgtgccacaactactgagcctgtgctctagaacccgcgagccacaactactgagcccgtgtgccacctactgaagcccacgtgcctagagcccgtgctctgcaacaagagaaaccaccgcaatgagaagcccatgcaccacaacgaagagtagcccccgctcactgcaactagagaaagcctgtgtgcagcaacaaagacccaacgcagccaaaaataataataaactaaataaataacttaaattaaaaaaaaaaaagattcctggaGCCTCCTCTCCAGGGTGCAGCCTGGGACTAGTTTGGACTCCAGTCTGACTCGCTGTAACTTGTCCTTGTTCCAGGGCAAAAGGGTGAATGTGGAGACAACCAGGAATAAAGTGATTTCTGCTGGACGTGTCTGGGATACCTGGGTCCAGGAGGGCAACTGGGGATCTGTTATACCTGGGTCCAAGAGAGGAGCTGGTTATCTGGAATCTCTGGGTCTAGGACAGAACTAGGACTCCCTGGGTCCAGCAAGAAAGCTAGGGACCTGGAATCCTGGGTTCCAGGAAGTGAGCTAGGGACCTGGAATCCTGGGTCTAGGATAAGAGCTGGGGACCCGGTATACCTGGGTCCAGTGGGTAAGCTGGGAACCTGGAATACCCTGGGTCTAAGAAGGAGCTGGGTATCTGGATCCCTGGGTCCTGGAGCGGGGATAGGTACCTTGAGCCCCTCAGTCCTGAATGGGAATTGGAAGCCTGGAAGAAGCCTAGGTCTAGGAGAGAAAATGAGGGCCTAGGATCAGAGCTTGGAGCTCGGATCCAAAGACCTTATGTGAAGCGGATGCGGGGTGTGGAATTAAGAGGCTGGGATCCCTCGGTCCTGGGAGGAAATCAAAGGCCCTAGACCCTTGAGTTCGGGAGGAGAGCTGGTTCCGTGAGTGCTGGAAGAGAAGTGGGGGCTCTAGATCCCtgggtggagagaggagagggggtaCAGTGGATCCCTCGATTTCCTCTTGCTTTGGGGCCACCCCACCCCCGGAAGCACCCGTCTCCAAGGCCTCAAGCAGGCCACGTGCATGGCCTACCCAGCCAGGTTCCTGGGGCGCTAACCCAGACGTCAGGCCTGAATTCCGGCAGCCGGTCGCCAATGCCCACGTCGCCTGCCATTCACTCCGGCTACGGCTAATCCCCTCCCGCCGTCTGGTGGCCGGCTCCGCCCCAATGCAGCTGCGCTTCCACTGGCTCCCACCAAAACGAAGCACCTTTATTTCCTTCATTGCCATTTGTCCGGGGAGGTGTCAGTCACCTTGCGCCCGCCCCCGCCACTCAACCATTGGCTTAGAAGACAGGACTAGAAAAGGATTCTGGTTAAGACCGAAAGTAATTCAGTCCAAACGCAAGCGCGTCACACAGATCTCGTCAGAGACTGGATACGTTGATTGCCAATCTCTATAAAAACCTCCTTCCATGTGTACTCATTGGCTTGCGTAGACGACTATCTCGCCGGACGCCCGCCCAGCCGTTCAAAGAAGCCTTTCGCCAGATCCCTCCTTCCTGTCCACTTGACTCTTCCGAGCCATCAATCCGGTTCTGAAGCCGCCCACCGATTCTGGAACTCCCGCTTCATTGGGCCTCGGGTCTTCTCGGATCTCCTCGATTTGCCCTCCCAGCGCCAGCAGCCCGCAGCCCACTGCCTCGGAAAGCTGTCGATCTCGCGGCGCCTCCCGCCCACTGCCCCTCGCGGCACTCCGATTGGCCGCTCGCCTCCAGAGCCCGTGATTGGCGTCCCGGGAGCAGCAGCCGCCTTCCATTGGCCCGGCGGCGCCGTCCGTCAAGCCGGCGTCGGGAGGGGGCGTCCCTCTCCCCCCTCGTCGTCTTTCCAGCCGCTGGGTTCCCAGAGTGCTCCGCGGCCGTGTGGAGCGAGGCCTTGTTCCCGCGTTgagccgctgctgccgccgccgcctcctcagCTTCAGCCTCCGCGCCAGGCCCGGCCCCGCCGCGCCATGTCGGACTACAGCACGGGAGGACCCCCGCCCGGGCCGCCGCCACccgccggcgggggcgggggctccGGAGGAGCCGGGGGTGCCGGGGGAGGCCCGCCGCCGGGCCCGCCGGGCGCGGGGGACCGGGGCGGCGGCGGTCCAGGCGGCGGCGGCCCGGGCGGAGGGTCAGCCGGGGGCCCCTCGCAGCCGCCCGGCGGGGGTGGCCCGGGAATCCGCAAGGACGCCTTCGCAGACGCAGTGCAGCGGGCCCGCCAGGTGAGGAGGCCGCGGGCCTGAGGGGCGCGCGcgcgggcgggggagggggcggggtcaCGTGCGCGCGCGGGGTCGCGGGGGGGCGGGGCCGCCGCGGGGTCACGTGGGGCGGTGGGTGGGGGCCTGGGCCTCCCCAGACACCTGGAGTGGGGCCCCCTCCGGGGGTGACCCCCTGCAGGGGGAAGGGTCGTCCGGGGTTCACCCAAGAGCGGCCCCTGGGTGTGCAGGGTACCTGGAGCGCGGGGACtcactttggggacttccctccCCTGTTAGGACATCGTCCACTCCTGGAAGCAGGGGGCTCGCCTTCCCAGGGAGGTCTTGTGTGCCCCCACTTCCCCATCAGGGCAAAAAGCACTGTTTGCCCCCAACCCGGTCCCATTTCTGCTTGCTCCCTAGGAAGGAGGGACttaggggtgggggggaagaaaaGTCCTCTTGAGCCTGGAAAGTGGAAAGGGGACCCTTTGGCTGCCAGGCAGTGGCCAAGCACTTAGTTGAAATGGGGAGGGTGGGCCTAGGGACTGGCACTTTTTGATGCTTCTGGTGACTTGAAAGCGTGGTCTGTCTGttttggggagagaagggaagggtccCACCACTGTGTTTTGGGGCATGATGACTCCATGGAGGTGTCACATGCTGGTGTGTGACCTCCCCGGCTCCATTCTCGGCCTCCCCATGGCCTGAGGGGAGGAGGCCCATAGAAAGTGAGGACTTTGTTGCCCTTTCAAAAGGAAGCTGACCGGGCTCAGGCCATTGAGTGCTTTCTCACTCAGGATTGTCCCCAAACCTCCAGGACACAGTGGGAGGTCCCGTTAGGGGAATGCCCTCTTCTCCTCCCAGCGTTGTCTGTGGCTTTCACCCCTGGGGTGGGATAGGGTTCTAAGCTGCATTTGATCTGGTTGTCCCCAAACTGTCTTGATTGAGAAGCAACTATAACAAGGGGAGTTGGTGCTGTCATTTGGGGTGGGATAAGGCCTCATCTAGGCATCCCAAGAGCTTTAGCTCAaagtgctttttttgttttgttttgttttgtttttattaaagtattaGAGGTGAAAAGATAGGTCCTCAGCTCACGGCTGTGTTTCTTTGGAAAACTTGTAATAATTCTGTCAGCCGACTCTGGTCTTAAATTTGTTGGGTTGGAGTTTACTTGATGTTGCTGTTCGTGTGTCTAAAATGTAACATGTGTTCCGAGAAAGGTCTTCTGTTTTGGTCAAAATGAGGGGTTCAGATGCCTTGAAACAAAAACTTTCCTAAGATTTGTTGAACAAATGCAAAGATTATGAGGGTGAGGGAGATAAAGGAAAACTGTGCTCTTCAGCATCCCAGAGGACCAGGAGCTTGGGCAAGTGAATGTCTGAAAGTTCTCCCTGGAGGAGGGGCCCTGAGGACCTTCCCTGGCACCTGAACGTCTGTTCCTTTCACCCCTAGAACAAGTCAGTGTGGATTACACTCTGGCCACGAACAGTTTAGGCACAAATCTCATAGAGAAAAAGGAGTTTTGAAATTCCTGAATAACTCTTAAACTCTGAGGCCTTGGGTAAAAACTTTTTCTAGAAGGTCTTAACCCACAGGCTCTTACCGAAATCTGGGGGAAGCCACTCCCAGGCCAGACAGCAAGACCTGTTGGGTTTAATGAACCAGAGAAGTCGATCTGAGCACCATGGAGGGAGGTTTTGGGTGGTAATTTTTCTCTGCTTACAACTTTATTTCTAGATCGCAGCCAAAATAGGAGGTGATGCCGCTACAACAGTGAATAACAGCACTCCTGATTTTGGTTTTGGAGGCCAAAAGAGACAGTTAGAAGATGGAGGTAACTACCTGCTGGAGGGGCAGCGGGGAGAGAGTGAGGTGCCTTTGTTTGAATGTGGTTCAAAGTGGGGGGAGCCCGCTGCCATTTTGGTCTTTTAAAACCTCAGCGATCCCAGCTTTGTTGTCTCTTTTTGTTCGCGCTGCTATCCTGAGGTATCAGGTGGCTGAGTGGAGGGCAGATTGATTGTGACCAGGTCCAAGTTGTGAGTTCTCAAGACTGTTCCTCCCCTCCTGCCAAGCTAGGGAGGTGTTGGCAGTTCTCTCGAGGCCCCACATCAGTGCAGTGTGGCTGGCCCCGGGGCGTGCAGTGTGATCCAGAGCAGCCCAGAGTATCAAGTCAGTGATCAGCCTGACTTCCCCAAGGCAGGTTTGGTCCTAAGCCGGAAGGACTCGGGTGCCACCGTAATTTTCCCCCTGTTACAAAGAGCTTCTTATCCCTGAGTACCAGGGCGGGGGATTGATGAAGTCTGGCCTCCCTCAGGGGTTCATCTCCGCTACTCCCCTGTCCTGGCTCTGCCgtgggggctgggggacaggACGATTGTCTGCCAGGACATGCGGCGCCAGCATCAGATTTGAGGCagctgtgggtgggtgggtgggtgctgcATCTGACATCCTCTTCTTTTCACAGACCAACCGGAGAGCAAGAAACTGGCTTCCCAGGGAGACTGTAAGTCCACTGGGTGACACAGGCAGAGGGCAGCTTCTGGATTTTAGGTTTCTAGCATTGGGGAGCTGGAAGTACCGAGCAGACAACACCTCTCCTTCATGGAGGCTCTTGGTGTTTCGTGGTGTTTCGTGGGGTCCACGAGCTTTAGAGAACCCAGAGCCTGGCAATTGAGGCAGAAACCTCAGAGTGTGTGTGGTTTTGAGGCGGACTCCATTGCTTTCACTCGGGAGGGCTCGGAAGCACTGTGATAAGTGCTAGTTGCCCCTCATGCAGGCAGGAATGCCTGGGGCCGGCAGTGTTTGGGGTCCCAAAGAGGAGCCAGGCCAATCtttcctttggattttctctCTGCAGCCATCAGTTCTCAGCTCGGACCCATCCATCCTCCCCCCAGGTAAGTTGTGATTTGGAGAACATGTCATTTCTTTCCTCGCTATCCCTGGCCTTTTGTACTGACTTGAGGGAGGGCTCTGTCTGAGGCCACATCATTTAGGGCTTTGTCTCCCTTGCTGGTCGACCAgggaaaggaatgaaaagcaGAAGGAGCTTCATTTGTCCCTTGTACTTACTGTCTCTGGGTCTGTAGAGAGCACAGGGCTGTGGCTGTTAGCTGTAACGAGGAAGGGGGATCTCTGCAtcctcttgcttcctttgtttggAGTGGGGACAGTCAGAAGCACAGCTCTCCTTCCTCCTAGAAAAGGCTGGGGACTGACCTTGGCCTTCTCGTCTGTCTTCTGTAGATTTCTTGTTCCCTGAGAGCTGGAGGAGCCccggggggttggggtgggaggagggtctTTCTTACCTTTTTGCCCCAGAATGACCTCAGTGAATCTGACGTAGAATCCTTTGTGAAGGAccctgttgttcttttttttttcaattggttGAAGTTTTGTGAAATGCATTAAAAACAACTTACTaggagaatgaaatgaaaaagatacaaaaccagtttttttttttaattaaaatctatAGACATCAGATGACACCATCAGATTTCTCGTGAAAGTGGCCCAAGTTCTCCTCCTTGCCCTGAGTCGGTGGAGCGGCACTGGCCCAGGGGTTCACGCCACCCCAGACCAAGCCTCTTGTGGCCCAGAAGGGGAACTGAGGTCCCGAGAGGTTGGGTGATCTTCTGTGGGCCGAGGGAGCCCCCAAGCCATTGTCAGACTCTGCTCGGGCCTGTGGGGGCTTGGTCCCCATGTCATATAAGGCAGGGCCTGTGGCTTTGGGGGTCTTTCTCCAGGAGGCCCTCTGGCTCTTCCATCCCCCCTACTTCGCTCCTACTTGAGGCTGACTCTCGTCATCTCTCTTTGCAGGACTTCAATGACAGAAGAGTACAGAGTCCCAGATGGCATGGTGGGACTAAGTGAGTGTGGGTCAGCCGTGATCAGGGATGCCCGTTATCCCCGTCTCTGGG
Protein-coding regions in this window:
- the SLC25A41 gene encoding LOW QUALITY PROTEIN: mitochondrial carrier protein SCaMC-3L (The sequence of the model RefSeq protein was modified relative to this genomic sequence to represent the inferred CDS: inserted 1 base in 1 codon; deleted 2 bases in 2 codons; substituted 1 base at 1 genomic stop codon); its protein translation is MEAQPEEGQKACSRVQTLFKRVKSLLTKXPPPSLNLGCTHVYGYVFGHVPESKLEHLPTQQQTGSVLQVLDTGEQLMVPMAIVEVDNEGALWKFLLSGAMAGAVSHPGTASLDCAKVYMQVYSSKTNFMNFLGGIRSMVQERGGGGDGGVCLLWRGNGINVLKIAPEYAIKFSVFEQCKNYFCGVHESPPFQEXLLASSLAVATSQMLIDPMEVLKTWLTLCQTGQYKGLLDCARHIAEQEGTRVLYCGYLMLGIIPYACTDLAVYESLSCPFPLGKDFSLWLKSGRDMEDPSGLVSLSSVTLSTTCGQMASYPLTLVRTRMQAQDTVEGSNLTMCGVVRQILAQQGCPGLYRGMTPTLLKVLPAGGISYVVYEAMKKTLGV